One genomic window of Polaromonas sp. SP1 includes the following:
- a CDS encoding YraN family protein: MWFSRKQVACGDAGGAKKAAKEVAKAVPAQVTTKSRGDAAEAAALVHLARAGLKLIETNYRTPGRGGGEIDLVMRAPDGTLVFVEVRQRSGDLHGGAAASIGTVKQQRIILAARHYLMRFGSPPPCRFDVVLVNGALGQGAGADIEWLPGAFDAS, from the coding sequence ATGTGGTTTTCCAGAAAACAGGTTGCGTGCGGCGATGCCGGCGGCGCCAAAAAGGCGGCCAAAGAGGTTGCCAAAGCCGTGCCGGCTCAGGTTACCACCAAGTCGCGCGGTGACGCCGCCGAGGCCGCGGCGCTGGTCCACCTGGCCAGGGCCGGGCTCAAGCTCATCGAAACCAATTATCGGACGCCCGGCCGCGGCGGCGGCGAGATCGACCTCGTCATGCGCGCCCCCGACGGCACGCTGGTGTTTGTGGAAGTGCGCCAGCGCAGCGGCGACCTGCACGGCGGCGCGGCCGCCAGCATAGGCACCGTCAAGCAGCAGCGCATCATCCTCGCCGCGCGCCACTACCTGATGCGCTTTGGCAGCCCTCCGCCGTGCCGCTTTGACGTGGTGCTCGTCAACGGCGCGCTCGGCCAGGGGGCAGGCGCCGACATCGAATGGCTGCCGGGGGCTTTTGATGCCTCCTGA
- a CDS encoding phosphoheptose isomerase — protein MLEQRIEQQFIDSADLKYQAAQVLSKPIAAAVQAILASVTSGGKVLACGNGGSAADAQHFAAEFVGRYERERPELGAIALTTDSSILTAIANDYDFTVIFSKQVRALGGAGDVLLAISTSGNSANVLAAIEAAHEREMTVVALTGRGGGKMTHALRETDVHICVPHERTARIQEVHLLVLHCICDGVDTQLLGDQENSV, from the coding sequence ATGCTTGAACAACGTATTGAACAGCAGTTTATTGACAGCGCCGACCTGAAATACCAGGCGGCGCAAGTGCTTTCCAAGCCGATTGCGGCGGCCGTGCAGGCCATCCTGGCCAGTGTGACCAGCGGCGGCAAGGTGCTGGCTTGCGGCAACGGGGGCTCGGCGGCGGATGCGCAGCATTTCGCGGCGGAGTTTGTGGGGCGCTATGAACGCGAGCGGCCCGAGCTGGGCGCGATCGCGCTGACGACCGACAGCTCCATCCTCACGGCGATTGCCAACGACTACGACTTCACGGTCATCTTCTCCAAGCAGGTGCGTGCCCTGGGCGGCGCCGGCGACGTGTTGCTGGCCATCAGCACCAGCGGCAATTCAGCCAACGTGTTGGCCGCCATCGAGGCCGCGCATGAGCGCGAGATGACGGTGGTGGCGCTGACAGGGCGGGGCGGCGGCAAGATGACGCATGCCCTGCGCGAGACCGACGTGCATATCTGTGTGCCGCATGAGCGAACCGCGCGCATCCAGGAAGTGCATCTTCTTGTCCTGCATTGCATTTGCGATGGCGTGGACACCCAGTTACTTGGCGACCAGGAGAACTCTGTATGA
- a CDS encoding multidrug effflux MFS transporter has product MNPNADELWRAPRWTLAALLAVLGMLGPFSIDTYIPAFSGIAQSLGATPVEMQQTLSAYLFGFAFMNLFHGALADSFGRRPVVLWGIALFTLASAGCALSQSIGQLVFFRAVQGLSTGAGIVVSRAVIRDMYPPAQAQQVMSQVTIYFGVAPALAPIVGGWLFVHLGWHSIFWFLTGVGAVLWATNYRFLPETLPPLERQPFEVKHLMRGYWQLGSSPRFLLLALASGVPFNGMFLYVLSAPAFLGDHLALQPTQFFWFFLLTITGIMSGAWLSGRLAGKIAPKQQIRHGFVIMLVTSVLNLAANLFFTPHVSWALFPIAVFAFGWALMVPVVTLLVLDLYPERRGMASSLQAFIGSTANGIVAGIVAPLVMHSTPALAAVSLGMMCIGLVAWAYLHHRWPDIGRLASRD; this is encoded by the coding sequence ATGAATCCGAATGCCGACGAACTCTGGCGCGCTCCCCGCTGGACGCTGGCCGCCCTGCTGGCGGTGCTCGGCATGCTGGGCCCGTTTTCCATCGATACCTACATCCCGGCTTTTTCCGGCATCGCACAGTCGCTGGGCGCCACGCCGGTGGAGATGCAGCAGACGCTGTCGGCCTACCTGTTCGGTTTTGCCTTCATGAATTTGTTTCACGGCGCGCTGGCCGACAGCTTCGGCCGCCGGCCGGTGGTGCTGTGGGGCATTGCGCTGTTCACGCTGGCGTCGGCCGGCTGCGCGCTGTCGCAAAGCATCGGGCAGCTGGTGTTCTTCCGGGCGGTGCAGGGTTTGTCGACGGGCGCGGGCATTGTGGTGTCGCGCGCGGTGATCCGCGACATGTACCCGCCGGCGCAGGCCCAGCAGGTGATGAGCCAGGTGACGATTTATTTCGGCGTGGCGCCTGCCCTGGCGCCCATCGTGGGCGGCTGGCTGTTTGTGCACCTGGGCTGGCACAGCATTTTCTGGTTTCTCACCGGCGTGGGGGCGGTGCTGTGGGCCACCAACTACCGCTTCCTGCCCGAGACACTGCCGCCGCTGGAGCGCCAGCCCTTTGAAGTGAAACACCTCATGCGGGGTTACTGGCAGCTGGGCTCCAGCCCGCGCTTTTTATTGCTGGCGCTGGCCAGCGGCGTGCCTTTCAACGGCATGTTTTTGTATGTGCTGTCGGCGCCGGCTTTTCTGGGGGACCACCTGGCGCTGCAGCCCACGCAATTCTTCTGGTTTTTCCTGCTCACCATCACCGGCATCATGTCGGGCGCCTGGCTGAGCGGCCGGCTGGCGGGCAAGATCGCGCCCAAGCAGCAGATCCGCCACGGCTTCGTGATCATGCTGGTGACGTCGGTGCTGAACCTGGCGGCGAACCTGTTTTTCACGCCGCATGTGTCGTGGGCACTGTTTCCGATTGCGGTGTTTGCCTTCGGCTGGGCGCTGATGGTGCCGGTGGTCACCCTGCTGGTGCTGGACCTGTACCCCGAGCGGCGCGGCATGGCCTCTTCGCTGCAGGCCTTTATCGGTTCGACGGCCAACGGCATCGTGGCCGGTATCGTCGCGCCGCTGGTGATGCACTCAACCCCCGCGCTGGCCGCGGTGTCGCTGGGCATGATGTGCATCGGGCTGGTGGCCTGGGCCTACCTGCACCACCGCTGGCCGGACATCGGCCGCCTGGCATCGCGCGACTAG
- a CDS encoding NAD(P)-dependent oxidoreductase — translation MSSTAPKTYEPSTARKVAFLGLGVMGYPMAGHLALAGHRVTVYNRSPAKAEAWCAEFAATATPAHAPLPRLAAADADIVFCCVGNDDDLRSVTLGPDGAFAGMKRGAIFVDHTTASADVARELNAAAARLGLQFIDGPVSGGQAGAQNGALTVMCGGDAAAFDTVKPVGMAFSKAFTLMGESGAGQLTKMVNQICIAGLVQGLSEAIAFGQKAGLDVNQVLDVIGKGAAQSWQLDNRGKTMVADKFDFGFAVDWMRKDLGLVLDEAKRNGARLPVTALVDQFYADVQAMGGQRWDTSSLIKRLK, via the coding sequence ATGTCCAGCACCGCCCCCAAAACCTACGAACCCTCCACCGCCCGCAAAGTCGCCTTCCTGGGCCTTGGCGTCATGGGCTATCCCATGGCCGGCCACCTGGCGCTGGCCGGCCACCGGGTCACGGTCTATAACCGCAGCCCCGCCAAGGCCGAAGCCTGGTGCGCAGAATTCGCCGCCACGGCCACCCCCGCGCACGCCCCGCTGCCGCGCCTGGCGGCGGCCGATGCCGACATCGTGTTTTGCTGCGTGGGCAACGACGATGACCTGCGCTCCGTCACGCTGGGCCCCGATGGTGCGTTTGCCGGCATGAAACGCGGCGCGATTTTTGTCGACCACACCACGGCCTCGGCCGATGTGGCGCGCGAACTCAACGCCGCCGCCGCCAGGCTCGGCCTGCAGTTCATCGACGGGCCGGTGTCCGGCGGCCAGGCCGGCGCACAGAACGGCGCACTCACCGTGATGTGCGGTGGCGATGCGGCGGCGTTTGACACCGTGAAACCCGTCGGCATGGCGTTTTCAAAAGCCTTCACCCTGATGGGTGAAAGCGGCGCGGGCCAGCTCACCAAGATGGTCAACCAGATCTGCATTGCCGGGCTGGTGCAAGGCCTGAGTGAAGCCATCGCCTTTGGCCAGAAGGCCGGGCTGGATGTGAACCAGGTGCTCGACGTGATCGGCAAGGGCGCGGCGCAAAGCTGGCAGCTCGACAACCGCGGCAAGACCATGGTGGCCGACAAGTTTGACTTCGGTTTTGCCGTCGACTGGATGCGCAAGGACCTGGGCCTGGTGCTGGACGAGGCCAAACGCAACGGCGCCCGCTTGCCGGTAACGGCGCTGGTCGACCAGTTTTATGCCGACGTGCAGGCCATGGGCGGCCAGCGCTGGGATACCTCTAGCCTGATCAAGCGGCTGAAATAA
- the rsmI gene encoding 16S rRNA (cytidine(1402)-2'-O)-methyltransferase, which yields MQHYPESALYVVATPIGNLADISLRALQVLQLVDAIACEDKRHSQPLLRQYGIDKPLLAVHEHNEAQAAGLVIERLQRGERVAYVSDAGTPAVSDPGARLVAAVRAAGLAVMPLPGASSVTTVLSVAGLGSPGGETGFVFAGFLPSKAGERDQAIAALQADARAIVILEAPHRIEALARAMAVLGERPVTVGRELTKQFEEIATVPAQDFAAWLAAGPQRTRGEFALVLHPAALAESAEDGTRVLQLLLAELPLKTAVKIAADITGVGRNELYDTALKLKKE from the coding sequence ATGCAGCATTATCCGGAAAGCGCGCTGTATGTCGTGGCAACGCCGATCGGGAACCTGGCCGACATCAGCCTGCGCGCGCTGCAGGTGCTGCAGCTGGTCGATGCGATCGCCTGCGAAGACAAGCGCCATTCGCAGCCGCTGCTGCGCCAGTACGGCATCGACAAACCCTTGCTGGCCGTGCACGAACACAACGAAGCCCAGGCCGCCGGCCTGGTGATTGAACGGCTGCAGCGCGGCGAACGTGTGGCCTACGTGAGCGATGCCGGTACGCCGGCGGTGAGCGACCCCGGCGCGCGCCTGGTGGCCGCCGTGCGCGCGGCCGGGCTGGCGGTGATGCCGCTGCCGGGCGCCAGCAGCGTGACCACCGTGCTGAGCGTGGCGGGGCTGGGCAGCCCGGGCGGTGAGACCGGTTTTGTGTTTGCCGGTTTTTTGCCGAGCAAGGCGGGCGAGCGCGACCAGGCCATTGCCGCACTGCAGGCCGATGCGCGGGCGATTGTGATTCTGGAAGCGCCGCACCGCATTGAAGCGCTGGCGCGTGCGATGGCCGTGCTGGGCGAACGCCCCGTTACCGTGGGGCGCGAGCTGACCAAACAGTTTGAAGAAATCGCGACGGTGCCCGCGCAGGACTTTGCCGCCTGGCTGGCCGCCGGCCCGCAGCGCACACGCGGCGAATTTGCGCTGGTGCTGCACCCTGCCGCATTGGCCGAAAGCGCCGAAGACGGCACACGCGTGCTGCAGTTGCTGCTGGCCGAGCTGCCGCTGAAAACCGCGGTGAAGATTGCGGCCGACATCACCGGCGTGGGCCGCAACGAGCTTTACGACACCGCGCTGAAGCTGAAAAAAGAATGA
- the ggt gene encoding gamma-glutamyltransferase: MHPYTKARALTGLGLAVVLSQGVLHAQLLPPQDVAPEPSSGYTEKKVVTARKFMIATANPHATRAGDEMLKAGGTAVDAAIAAAIMLNLTEPQSSGIGGGAFILSYEAAGKAVNAYDGREKAPATAQGDRFLDGKGKPLPLRDAINSGKSVGVPGLLRVMELAHQKHGKLPWAKLFEPTIRLAESGFPVSERLHTVIRLDKTLRANANARAYFYDAAGEPLAVGATLKNPAFAAVLRRVAKEGPDAFYKGEIARDISAAVNSQAQPGGMTVQDIAAYQAKERTVLCGAYRVYKVCGMPPPSSGGIAVLAMLGALERFPMSTVRPNSAEAVHLFSEAGRLAYADRDYYVGDPDFVNVPAAALVSADYLKTRSALIRPDISMKRAAPGVPAGVKLAWAPDELSEIPATSHISVIDPAGNAVSMTTTIEAVFGSHIMVHGFLLNNQMTDFALLPEENGLPVANRIEGGKRPRSTMSPTLVFDAAGKLKMTVGSPGGSAIINYVTKTLVGVLDWGLDIQQAISLPNRGSRNRATEVELGTELEKLSGPLKALGHDVQAIEFTSGLQGIVVTADGLAGGADPRREGFVMGE, translated from the coding sequence ATGCATCCATACACAAAAGCCCGCGCGCTCACGGGGCTGGGCCTTGCTGTTGTTCTCTCGCAAGGCGTTCTTCATGCGCAGCTGCTGCCGCCGCAAGACGTCGCGCCCGAGCCTTCATCGGGCTATACGGAGAAGAAGGTGGTCACGGCCCGCAAATTCATGATCGCCACGGCCAATCCGCATGCGACCCGCGCCGGCGATGAAATGCTCAAGGCCGGTGGCACCGCGGTGGACGCGGCCATCGCCGCGGCCATCATGCTGAACCTGACCGAGCCGCAATCGTCGGGCATAGGCGGCGGTGCGTTCATCCTGAGTTATGAAGCGGCCGGCAAAGCCGTCAATGCCTACGACGGGCGCGAGAAGGCGCCCGCCACCGCGCAGGGCGACCGTTTCCTCGACGGCAAGGGCAAGCCGCTGCCGCTGCGCGACGCCATCAACTCCGGCAAATCCGTCGGTGTGCCCGGCCTGCTGCGCGTGATGGAACTCGCCCACCAAAAGCACGGCAAGTTGCCCTGGGCCAAACTCTTTGAGCCCACCATACGCCTGGCTGAAAGCGGCTTTCCGGTGTCCGAGCGCCTGCACACGGTGATCAGGCTCGACAAGACCTTGCGCGCCAACGCAAACGCACGCGCCTACTTCTACGATGCCGCCGGCGAGCCGCTGGCCGTCGGCGCCACGCTGAAAAACCCGGCCTTTGCCGCGGTGCTCAGGCGCGTGGCCAAAGAAGGCCCCGACGCTTTCTACAAAGGCGAAATTGCGCGCGACATCTCGGCCGCCGTCAACAGCCAGGCCCAGCCCGGCGGCATGACGGTGCAGGACATCGCCGCCTACCAGGCCAAAGAGCGTACTGTGCTGTGCGGCGCCTATCGCGTGTACAAGGTCTGCGGCATGCCTCCGCCTTCGTCCGGCGGCATCGCCGTGCTGGCCATGCTGGGCGCGCTGGAACGCTTTCCGATGTCCACTGTGCGCCCCAACTCGGCAGAGGCCGTGCACCTGTTCTCGGAAGCCGGCCGCCTGGCCTATGCCGACCGCGACTACTACGTGGGCGACCCCGACTTTGTGAACGTGCCGGCCGCAGCGCTGGTGTCTGCCGACTACCTCAAAACCCGCAGCGCATTGATCCGGCCCGACATCAGCATGAAGCGCGCAGCGCCGGGTGTGCCTGCCGGCGTCAAGCTGGCCTGGGCCCCGGACGAGCTGTCGGAAATACCTGCCACCAGCCACATCTCGGTCATCGACCCGGCCGGCAACGCGGTGTCGATGACGACAACAATTGAAGCCGTGTTCGGCAGCCACATCATGGTTCACGGTTTTTTACTGAACAACCAGATGACCGACTTCGCGCTGCTGCCCGAAGAAAACGGCCTGCCGGTGGCCAACCGCATCGAAGGCGGCAAGCGCCCGCGCAGCACCATGTCGCCCACGCTGGTGTTTGACGCCGCGGGCAAACTGAAGATGACGGTGGGCTCGCCCGGCGGCAGCGCCATCATCAACTACGTGACCAAGACCCTGGTGGGCGTGCTGGACTGGGGCCTGGATATCCAGCAGGCCATTTCTTTGCCCAACAGGGGAAGCCGAAATCGCGCCACCGAGGTCGAGCTCGGCACCGAACTTGAAAAACTGTCGGGCCCGCTGAAAGCGCTGGGCCATGATGTGCAGGCTATCGAGTTCACCAGCGGCCTGCAGGGCATTGTGGTGACGGCCGATGGCCTGGCCGGTGGGGCGGACCCAAGGCGTGAAGGCTTTGTGATGGGGGAATAG
- a CDS encoding 3'-5' exonuclease, which translates to MTGGQLGFGFDDDAAAAAQQGTPAARPRKPKAPPPAPAPVVTALPAAPGGDAEAMARALEQHPDYRVLRRLVPATRFDHTPVGPVARVVILDTETTGLDASKDKVIELALVCVSVDLQTGQPTGPVEVYDGLQDPGMPMPKIAREITGITDAMLAGQQLDMARIDSLLAGADLVIAHNAGFDRPFVEDILSHTRELNWACSFAEIDWTAAGHSSAKLSYLASALGWFYDAHRAEMDCHALLTVLLAELPGQGVSGLAQLLAGAHTPSYRLQATGAPFAAKDLLKTRGYRWDSQGKVWHTRLGGDAALQAECEWLQEAVFAGRSAKLQWERHDAKSRYSTRAGVAGWAQLSG; encoded by the coding sequence ATGACCGGCGGGCAATTGGGCTTCGGCTTTGACGATGATGCCGCGGCTGCCGCGCAACAAGGCACGCCCGCCGCCAGGCCGCGCAAGCCAAAAGCACCACCGCCTGCGCCAGCGCCTGTCGTTACGGCGCTTCCTGCTGCACCTGGCGGTGATGCCGAAGCGATGGCGCGCGCGCTGGAGCAGCATCCCGATTACCGCGTGCTCAGGCGCCTGGTGCCGGCGACCCGCTTTGACCACACGCCGGTGGGGCCGGTCGCCCGCGTCGTGATTCTGGACACCGAAACCACCGGGCTGGACGCCTCCAAAGACAAGGTCATCGAACTCGCACTCGTCTGCGTCTCGGTCGACCTGCAAACCGGGCAGCCTACAGGCCCGGTCGAGGTTTACGACGGGCTGCAGGACCCCGGCATGCCGATGCCGAAAATCGCGCGCGAGATCACCGGCATCACCGACGCCATGCTTGCGGGCCAGCAACTGGACATGGCGCGCATCGACAGCCTGCTGGCAGGCGCCGACCTCGTCATTGCGCACAACGCGGGCTTTGACCGTCCTTTTGTCGAAGACATTCTTTCCCATACCCGTGAGCTCAACTGGGCCTGCTCGTTTGCCGAGATCGACTGGACGGCGGCAGGGCACAGCTCGGCCAAGCTCAGCTACCTGGCCTCCGCGCTGGGCTGGTTTTACGATGCGCACCGCGCAGAGATGGACTGCCACGCGTTGCTGACGGTGTTGCTGGCCGAACTGCCCGGACAAGGCGTCAGCGGCCTGGCGCAACTGCTGGCCGGCGCCCACACGCCGAGCTACCGCCTGCAGGCCACCGGCGCGCCGTTTGCCGCCAAGGACTTGCTGAAAACGCGCGGCTACCGCTGGGACAGCCAGGGCAAGGTCTGGCACACCCGGCTGGGCGGCGATGCCGCGCTGCAGGCTGAGTGCGAATGGCTGCAGGAGGCCGTTTTTGCCGGGCGCTCCGCAAAGCTGCAGTGGGAGCGGCACGATGCCAAAAGCCGCTATTCCACGCGGGCAGGGGTGGCTGGCTGGGCGCAGCTTTCGGGCTAG
- a CDS encoding BON domain-containing protein: MKFASLKRLTLAIGVSALIGGTLTACFPLVVGGVAGGALVATDRRTSGAQLEDEGIELRATSRIRSNVGERVHVNLTSYNRQVLLTGEVPTAQDKQLVEQIVSRVENVNSVVNDLAVMGNSTLTQRSSDTLVTGRVKAMLVDARDLSSNAFKVTTERGTTYILGRVTQREADRATEVVRSTPGVQKVVRIFEIISEEELARMLPSKPAAPAAQAKPAGG, from the coding sequence ATGAAATTTGCTTCGTTGAAACGGCTGACTTTGGCCATCGGTGTCTCGGCTTTGATCGGCGGCACCCTGACGGCCTGCTTCCCGCTGGTGGTGGGCGGTGTTGCCGGCGGCGCGCTGGTTGCGACCGACCGCCGCACGTCCGGTGCGCAGCTGGAAGACGAAGGCATTGAGCTGCGTGCCACCAGCCGGATCCGCAGCAACGTGGGTGAGCGTGTGCACGTCAACCTGACCAGCTACAACCGCCAGGTGCTGCTGACGGGCGAAGTGCCCACCGCACAAGACAAGCAGCTGGTGGAGCAGATTGTTTCGCGCGTCGAGAACGTGAACTCGGTGGTGAACGACCTGGCCGTGATGGGCAACTCGACGCTGACGCAGCGTTCGTCCGACACGCTGGTCACCGGCCGCGTGAAGGCCATGCTGGTGGACGCGCGCGACCTGTCGTCCAACGCCTTCAAGGTGACGACGGAGCGCGGCACGACTTACATCCTGGGCCGCGTCACGCAGCGCGAGGCCGATCGCGCCACCGAAGTGGTGCGTTCAACACCCGGCGTGCAAAAGGTTGTCCGGATTTTTGAAATCATCAGCGAAGAAGAGCTGGCCCGCATGCTGCCTTCAAAACCCGCAGCGCCGGCCGCCCAGGCCAAACCCGCAGGCGGCTGA
- a CDS encoding PilT/PilU family type 4a pilus ATPase: protein MERDQASKFINDLLKLMVSRNGSDLFITGDFPPAMKVDGKVTKVSPQPLNAGHTLALARSIMNDKQAAEFERTKECNFAISPPGVGRFRVNAFIQQGKVGMVMRTIPATLPTIDGLGVPQVLKEVVMSKRGLTILVGSTGSGKSTTLAAMVDWRNEQSYGHIITIEDPVEFVHAHKNCVITQREVGLDTDSWEAALKNTLRQAPDVILMGEIRDRETMEHAIAFAETGHLCLATLHANSANQALDRVINFFPEERRTQLLMDLSLNLKAMISQRLVPKQDGKGRFAAVEVMLNSPLISDLIFKGEVSEIKEIMKKSRNLGMQTFDQALYDAFESHFITYEDALRNADSVNDLRLQIKLNSQRAKSTDLSAGTENFAIV, encoded by the coding sequence ATGGAACGCGACCAGGCCAGTAAATTCATCAACGACTTGCTCAAACTGATGGTCAGCCGTAACGGCAGTGACTTGTTCATCACGGGCGACTTCCCGCCGGCCATGAAGGTCGACGGCAAGGTGACCAAGGTGTCGCCGCAGCCGCTGAACGCCGGGCACACGCTGGCGCTGGCCCGTTCCATCATGAACGACAAACAGGCGGCCGAGTTTGAGCGCACCAAGGAATGCAATTTCGCCATCTCGCCGCCGGGCGTGGGGCGTTTCCGGGTCAATGCCTTCATCCAGCAGGGCAAGGTCGGCATGGTGATGCGGACGATTCCCGCGACCCTGCCCACCATCGATGGCCTGGGAGTGCCCCAGGTGCTCAAGGAAGTCGTCATGAGCAAGCGCGGCCTGACCATCCTGGTCGGCTCCACCGGCTCGGGCAAGTCCACCACGCTGGCCGCCATGGTCGACTGGCGCAACGAGCAGTCTTACGGCCACATCATCACGATTGAAGACCCGGTGGAGTTTGTGCACGCGCACAAGAACTGCGTGATCACCCAGCGTGAAGTGGGCCTGGACACCGACAGCTGGGAAGCCGCCCTGAAAAACACGCTGCGCCAGGCGCCCGACGTGATTTTGATGGGTGAGATCCGCGACCGCGAAACCATGGAACACGCCATCGCATTCGCCGAAACCGGCCACCTTTGCCTGGCCACCCTGCACGCCAACAGCGCCAACCAGGCGCTGGACCGCGTGATCAACTTCTTCCCCGAAGAGCGCCGCACGCAGCTGCTGATGGACTTGTCGCTCAATCTCAAGGCCATGATCTCGCAGCGCCTGGTCCCCAAGCAGGACGGCAAGGGCCGTTTTGCCGCGGTCGAGGTGATGTTGAACTCGCCGCTGATCTCCGACCTGATCTTCAAGGGCGAAGTCTCCGAGATCAAGGAGATCATGAAAAAGAGCCGCAACCTGGGCATGCAGACCTTCGACCAGGCGCTGTACGACGCGTTCGAGAGCCACTTCATCACGTATGAAGACGCACTGCGCAATGCCGACTCGGTGAACGATTTGCGCCTGCAGATCAAGCTCAACTCCCAACGCGCCAAATCGACCGACCTGTCGGCAGGCACCGAGAACTTCGCCATCGTCTAA
- a CDS encoding type IV pilus twitching motility protein PilT, giving the protein MDITQLLAFSVKNKASDLHLSAGLPPMIRVHGDVRRINIDPLDHKQVHSMVYDIMNDTQRKTYEEFLEVDFSFEIDGLARFRVNAFNQNRGAGAVLRTIPSKILTLEQLNAPKIFGDLAMKPRGMVLVTGPTGSGKSTTLAAMVNFLNENEYGHILTVEDPIEFVHESKKCLINQREVGPHTLSFNAALKSALREDPDAILVGEMRDLETIRLAMSAAETGHLVFGTLHTSSAAKTIDRIIDVFPAEEKEMIRSMLSESLQAVISQTLCKTKDGAGRVAAHEIMLGTSAIRNLIREAKVAQMYSSIQTGNSVGMQTLDQNLTELVKRNVISAAEARGKAKIPENFPG; this is encoded by the coding sequence ATGGATATCACGCAGCTGCTGGCTTTTAGCGTCAAGAACAAGGCGTCTGACTTGCATTTGTCGGCAGGCTTGCCCCCCATGATCCGGGTCCACGGCGATGTGCGGCGCATCAACATCGACCCGCTGGACCACAAGCAGGTGCATTCCATGGTGTACGACATCATGAACGACACCCAGCGCAAGACGTATGAAGAATTCCTGGAAGTCGACTTTTCCTTTGAGATCGACGGGCTGGCCCGCTTTCGCGTCAATGCCTTCAACCAGAACCGCGGCGCCGGCGCCGTGCTGCGGACCATTCCGTCCAAGATCCTGACGCTGGAGCAGCTCAACGCCCCCAAGATTTTTGGCGACCTGGCCATGAAACCGCGCGGCATGGTGCTGGTGACCGGGCCTACCGGCTCGGGCAAGTCCACCACGCTGGCGGCCATGGTCAACTTTTTGAACGAAAACGAGTACGGCCACATCCTCACGGTGGAAGACCCGATCGAGTTCGTACACGAATCCAAAAAATGCCTGATCAACCAGCGTGAAGTCGGCCCGCACACGCTGAGCTTTAACGCCGCGCTGAAATCCGCGCTTCGCGAAGATCCGGACGCCATCCTGGTGGGCGAAATGCGCGACCTGGAAACGATTCGCCTGGCCATGTCGGCCGCTGAAACCGGCCACCTTGTGTTCGGCACGCTGCACACCTCCAGCGCCGCCAAAACCATCGACCGGATCATCGACGTGTTCCCGGCCGAAGAAAAGGAAATGATCCGCTCCATGCTGTCGGAGTCTCTACAGGCCGTGATCTCGCAGACGCTGTGCAAAACCAAGGACGGCGCAGGCCGCGTGGCGGCGCACGAGATCATGCTGGGCACCAGCGCCATCCGCAACCTGATCCGCGAAGCCAAGGTTGCGCAGATGTACTCGTCCATCCAGACCGGCAACAGCGTGGGCATGCAGACGCTGGACCAGAATTTGACCGAGCTGGTCAAACGCAATGTCATATCGGCCGCCGAAGCGCGCGGCAAAGCCAAAATCCCCGAGAACTTCCCAGGCTAA
- a CDS encoding YggS family pyridoxal phosphate-dependent enzyme, which produces MTTIVCNLQLVRDRITTACFAANRHPATVRLLAVSKTFGAGAVAEAASDGQRAFGENYIAEGVEKILALRGQPGVPALEWHCIGPIQSNKTRLVAEHFDWVQSVDRLKIAQRLSEQRPPGLPPLQVCLQVNVDGGANKSGVAPDEVMALAQEVAQLPNLVLRGLMSIPEPAIDFVAACAVHARARALFDEINASGALPAPMDTLSMGMTADLEAAIHSGSTMVRVGTAIFGGR; this is translated from the coding sequence ATGACCACGATTGTGTGCAATCTCCAGCTTGTCCGTGACCGGATAACCACGGCCTGCTTCGCCGCCAACCGCCACCCGGCCACCGTGCGGCTGCTCGCCGTCTCCAAAACCTTTGGCGCCGGCGCCGTGGCGGAGGCGGCCTCTGACGGCCAGCGGGCCTTTGGCGAAAACTACATTGCCGAGGGCGTGGAGAAGATCCTGGCGCTGCGCGGCCAGCCCGGCGTGCCGGCGCTGGAGTGGCACTGCATAGGCCCGATACAAAGCAACAAGACCCGCCTGGTGGCCGAGCACTTTGACTGGGTGCAGTCGGTGGACCGCCTCAAAATCGCCCAGCGCCTGAGCGAGCAGCGCCCGCCCGGGCTGCCGCCCCTGCAGGTCTGCCTGCAGGTCAATGTCGACGGCGGCGCCAACAAGTCAGGTGTGGCGCCGGATGAAGTGATGGCGCTGGCGCAAGAGGTGGCGCAGCTGCCGAATCTGGTGCTGCGCGGCTTGATGTCGATTCCGGAGCCTGCTATTGATTTTGTAGCGGCATGTGCAGTCCACGCGCGGGCCAGGGCCCTGTTTGATGAGATAAACGCCTCTGGCGCGTTGCCTGCGCCCATGGACACCTTGTCGATGGGCATGACAGCCGATCTGGAAGCAGCGATCCATTCGGGCAGCACGATGGTGCGTGTAGGCACCGCCATCTTTGGCGGTAGATAA